cctgtgattgtgattgtgattgtgagaaAACAGTATCTTGTTTAAGGAAACAACAGAAGATAACAGTGCGTCCCGACTCATGATCATTATGTCTTCCCAACACCAGTCTATTGACAAAAGCAATGATTTTAGCTCCCAGGGAGACAGTAgcagctggtctactgctgcctcgtgtggcaggtttgtgtcactgagctgaAGCTGAACATTGACTTCTGAACATTGACTTCTGTGTTATTTTACGACTTCtgtgtcacaaaatgacacatttgaacttaatgatggaggcagcagtggacaaacaagtcctgtgtgctgtgatgtcaaaatcgatggttttctctatgggatttggtgtgggagagtaagtggtttacaaaacttcagttttctgctACTGAACTcggtgaaaaaagaaaatcaaacagaTTAAGTGTTGTACAAAGAGATTTACATTATTTAACACAGCCAACAATGAGAGCCCTGTGTTGTAGTGTGAAGAAGagccaaacagcagcagctcacctGGTAAACACCTTAAAAACTATCGCCAGCTGATCCTCAACCTTGAGAGCGCCGACCTTACAGAGACAGCAGAGGAACGCAGCGAACGCCGCTTCATGACCTGagaacgcacacaaacagaagatctttaaaaacacacctttaCAACGTGAGGTTAGTCTTAAGGCTTTTCCTTTTCCGATTTCACAGCATGCaggtgttgttgatccactgctgcctccgtcagggAGTTCAAACGTGATTTTCTCTGATCATTCATTTCAGCAATTTCTGAcgtttcatggaccaaacaactaattgattaattgataaaataatcaacagattaatcagttattaaaATATCCTACTGAGATTACATTTGGTCATTTAGTGGACATAGTCAGGGAATAAGCATTTAAGTCTGAGgttatgtttgtttaaaacCGAGATATCTACACTTTAAAAGCTGATATTTATGGAACagaaaaaatatatgaaaaataatgttttgtgaCAGAAACATAAAATGCAAAGTTGATATTTAACTGTTAACACTCAACAAATATTTGATTAAGTTTACATTTGGCCCACGTTACGTTTCAGTATTTTCAGACTTTGTGAGGGGACAGAGTTTGGACTCCGCTGGGTTATATGGTAGTGGACAGAGATGAGGACGTGGACACACAGCAGCACTAGTGTCACCTGTTCCGTAGTCTATCCTGGTGGAGTTCCCCACGGACTCTTTCAGGTAGACGGctatctctgctgctgctgcgtgtttGTCCGCAGGAATCACTGCGGACACCAAGGCCTCTGCTtcctgctcacacaaacacacataacagcaataataataataataatgatgataaacaTGTTCTACATAAACAGCATACAGTCACATCAGatcagagagagtcatgtgtaTGTACTGACCTGGTCTAGTTTGCCGTACCAGGTCCTGTAGGCCTTATTACCGAAGCGTGACGGCTGATCAACAGGCGGAGTCTCGTCTATCCACCGGTCCAGTGTCGCCAAAAGATCCACTAACTTCTCCGCCGTCTGTCGCACatgacaagacaaaacaaaagcgAATGTAGCtacactcactgtcacacagtaAACATCAGCAATTAATAGAAGGTTTTATAAGTTAAGTGaaataaagaggaaaaagaaaaagaagcactttAGCTAAGAAATGAGTCTGATATCTTAGATTATGTTTATCTCATCAAGTTTGTCTCACTTTGCAAACTCatctctctcctgcaccaaagtccatagaggaaatcagtgatttttagctcacagtagctgctgccctcctgctgcctcctttggtaagtttgtgtcacttaaggTAAACCAGAATAAagtatttcctttattttaaactgaagtcacaaaattacacattttaagttACCGGTGAAGTCAATAAACAACTCCTtaagctgtgatgtaaaaatcgatgattttctctatggagtttggtgcaggagaataaGAGTGACACACACTTCAAGTCTGTTGAACAGTGAGATACAGCAGTGGCCACATTCTAATGACATCACAGACCTAAGGTGACGTAGAGTTTTTTAGGTAAACCTTTTGTTAAGTAGCTAAAATCTGTATTTCAGTTGCCTCAGCAGAGAGAGCAACAATGAGCCCTCAAAGTTTAAACCCTTTAAATATACAAATGACCAAAACATGAAAAGACAAAGCCTCTGacgagaagaaaacacaaacctcAGACACTTTATAATCACACGTGAGCTTCTTTCCTTTCACGCTCTCATTCAGTGTCAGAATGAAGCCCATGTAGTCGGCATATGCctgaaaaaaattacattttaaaatcaacaaaaagaGCAGAAAACTGTTTCATTAGAATTCAAAAGAATCTCTTCGATAACTTTAattccaaacaaaacaaatcacagaaAACCCTTGACAGAGACTGACAGGAACCCACCTGAGACTTTTTCCACTTGCCCATGTGAGGCACCATGCTGATCTCTTTCTTTGGCACCATGTAGGTGAATTCAGGTGCTTCATCCTCAGGAGTGGATCCTAACAAATGGATTCAAAATACTGTTCAGGGGAAGTGAAGAAGTCGTTGaaattaattcagtttttatttggaCATAAACGTCAGTGTCTGCAGAAAGTAAAACTGTTTTaacaggagaaaaagaaagactgCAACGGAGGTGGAATGAAATACACGGAATAGCCCTTAGTGACAATGCACTCATTGCTGACATGGACAgaaataatgtaatgttaacCTGATTAAAACTATGTAGTCAGAATAAGAAAATTCAACATTCACATGTTCCACTTACATTAACCTTAATAAGGTTATACTctgaataatcaataatctgTTTACCTggaaactagagctgaaacgattaatcgactaatcgattattaatcgattactaatttAATcgataactattttgataatcaaataatcggtttaaagctttttttcatgattaaaacaagatttccgattttctgaatattttctttatttctttgctctggataacaaagaaatcaataaaagtgaatcattttggtttgtggacaaaacaagacatttgagaacatcatcatttccaggtttgacaaacaccgatccacattttttaaggttttctgatattctgaacaccaaaacgattaatcgacaaaataatcgacggattaatcggttatgaaaataatcgttagttgcagctctactggaaacaaaaaaacaaccactgactttaatctgacaTCTCCATGAGGTAAAAATCTGATTGCGACTCATGTTGACGTTACATCCACTATATAATCTCATTATACGTCTACATAATCAGACAAACATCAGGAAACTCCTCATGTCTTAATCTGATTACTGATTACTCTGATTATGACTTTAGTCAGAGG
This Solea solea chromosome 19, fSolSol10.1, whole genome shotgun sequence DNA region includes the following protein-coding sequences:
- the ptpa gene encoding serine/threonine-protein phosphatase 2A activator; translated protein: MAETEQQSGSTPEDEAPEFTYMVPKKEISMVPHMGKWKKSQAYADYMGFILTLNESVKGKKLTCDYKVSETAEKLVDLLATLDRWIDETPPVDQPSRFGNKAYRTWYGKLDQEAEALVSAVIPADKHAAAAEIAVYLKESVGNSTRIDYGTGHEAAFAAFLCCLCKVGALKVEDQLAIVFKVFTRYLSVMRKLQRTYRMEPAGSQGVWGLDDFQFLPFIWGSSQLVDHPTMEPRHFLDEKVVNEHHSDYMFLDCIKFINEMKTGPFAEHSNQLWNISAVPLWSKVNQGLIRMYKAECLEKFPVIQHFKFGSLLSIEPVKP